One Erpetoichthys calabaricus chromosome 8, fErpCal1.3, whole genome shotgun sequence DNA segment encodes these proteins:
- the LOC114655858 gene encoding uroplakin-3b-like: MHSKSHMDLFVWTLLALLPVGLVTAQISQSTYLPQVTGSNVAGRITSTTFTLAQPVCYFDFQSLGCTSTCEVWLVAAKSAAEKNLYDSEKTTQSVTMMTSKLDIFYVGSQSAYACNQTNNGQRVVRVGQNVDCVSNTCNGPLPMGSTVNVKYFVVNPITNNVVSETPWSTNINLLSPTDPATIDTWFGKRSAGMVVITAILSTLTAILLLLLLIMFCSTLRTEDPNLIKSPINQDPYKIKRYDTHHVRSSTYESKFPQ; this comes from the exons ATGCACTCGAAATCGCACATGGATCTGTTCGTTTGGACCCTCTTAGCCCTACTGCCTGTGGGCCTCGTCACAGCACAAA ttTCACAGTCTACCTACCTTCCACAAGTCACAGGCTCTAATGTTGCAGGGCGAATTACTTCAACAACCTTCACACTTGCACAGCCTGTATGTTACTTCGATTTTCAGTCTCTGGGGTGCACTTCAACATGTGAGGTTTGGCTGGTAGCGGCCAAAAGTGCAGCAG aaaaaaacttgTATGACAGTGAGAAAACAACCCAGTCAGTTACTATGATGACCTCAAAACTTGACATTTTTTATGTGGGAAGCCAGTCTGCCTATGCTTGTAACCAGACAAATAATGGCCAAAGAGTGGTTAGAGTTGGACAAAATGTTGACTGCGTAAGCAACACATGCAATGGACCTCTTCCTATGGGCTCTACAGTAAA tgtgaaatattttgttgtaaaccCAATCACCAATAATGTTGTCAGTGAGACACCATGGTCAACAAACATCAATCTTCTATCAC CAACGGATCCTGCAACTATTGACACATGGTTTGGAAAGCGGTCTGCAGGAATGGTAGTCATCACAGCTATCCTGTCCACTCTGACGGCAATCCTGCTCTTACTGCTCCTGATCATGTTCTGCTCAACCTT AAGAACTGAAGACCCGAATCTCATCAAGAGCCCCATTAACCAGGATCCTTACAAGATCAAGCGTTATGACACTCATCATGTGCGCTCTTCCACATATGAAAGCAAATTTCCTCAATga